A window from Telopea speciosissima isolate NSW1024214 ecotype Mountain lineage chromosome 8, Tspe_v1, whole genome shotgun sequence encodes these proteins:
- the LOC122672238 gene encoding uncharacterized protein LOC122672238, giving the protein MALEIKKLRVYGDSSIMIYQTQGKWKIKAEKLKPYQEHLENLIKSFDEVTFEYLPRDNNRFTDALATLALMIECTPDTQVHPFLVDRRYVPAYEESVNALTTDGRSWSAPITDFIKERKYPLNSIASEHKRLRKHAKQFVLQGGLLYKRSYDGI; this is encoded by the coding sequence ATGGCATTAGAGATCAAGAAGTTGAGAGTCTATGGAGATTCGTCGATCATGATTTATCAAACTCAAGGGAAGTGGAAGATAAAGGCAGAAAAGCTGAAGCCTTACCAAGAACATTTGGAGAACTTGATCAAGAGCTTCGATGAAGTCACATTCGAATATTTGCCAAGGGACAATAACAGATTCACCGATGCCCTAGCTACTTTGGCTTTAATGATTGAATGCACTCCAGATACTCAAGTTCACCCATTTTTGGTAGATAGAAGGTATGTACCAGCATATGAAGAGTCAGTAAATGCTCTGACAACTGATGGGAGGTCGTGGTCTGCACCCATCACTGACTTCATCAAAGAAAGGAAATATCCTTTGAATTCCATAGCCAGTGAACATAAGAGGTTGCGGAAGCACGCCAAGCAGTTTGTGCTTCAAGGCGGCCTATTATACAAGAGGTCCTACGATGGTATATAA